The stretch of DNA GATTCTAGCAGATGAGATGGGAGAAGACGGTTACTTCCTTCGGCTGCTGTGATCGCCCTCCGCAAACTCCTCAATCATCTTCCGGTTGAAGGCGGGCAGGTCGCCGGGCTTACGGCTGGTCACCACGCCCTTGTCGGTCACGCATTCCTCGTCCACCCACTCGGCGCCGGAGAGGGTGAGTTCGCGCCTCAGGCTGGGCCAGCTCGTCATCTTCAGGCCCTGGCTGATGCCCGTCTCGGAGAGGCTCCAGGGACCGTGGCAGATCGCGGCGATGGGCTTGCCCGCGTCGTACATCTCGCGCACGAAACGCATGGCCCCCTCGTCCAGCCGCAGCGTGTCGGGGTTGACCGTGCCGCCGGGGAGGAGCAGGCCGTCGTAGTCCGAGGCCTGAACCTCCGACACCACCCGGTCCACCGCGTACTTGCCCTTCGGCTCGATGTCACCCTTCATGGACTGAATCTCGCCCGGCTTCAGGCTGATGAGGTCGGCGGCGGCTCCGGCCTCCTCCAGCGCCTGGCGCGGGCTGGTAAGTTCGATTTCCTCCACCCCGTCGGTGGCGAGGATGGCGATCTTCTTGCCCTGCAACTGTCCTTTCGTCATGGCCCCAGCCTGCCGCGCGAAGATGGACGCGGGCGGAGAGGACGCTCAACGCGGAATCAGGATACCGGCCACGCGCGGCCTGTCTGCTACCCTGAAACGCGACCTAACGAGCGTTCGATTCGGCTCCCGGCCGGAGGTAATTCCATGAAGACCAAGAACGAGTGGATGCAGAGCGTCTACCAGCCCGCGACCCAGAAGTTTCCCGAGCGCAAGTACAACTTCAAGAACCTGTCCGACATGGACCCCGAGCCGATCTACACGGCGGACGACCTGAAGGACTGGGACGCCGAGCGCGACCTGGGCTACCCCGGCGAGTTCCCATACACGCGCGGCGTGCAGAGCAGCGTGTACCGGGGCAAGCTCTGGACCATGCGCATGTTCGCGGGCTTCGGCAGCGCCGAGCAGACCAACGAGCGCTTCCACGCGCTGCTCAAGGCCGGGCAGACGGGCCTCTCGACCGCCTTCGACCTCCCCACCCTGATGGGCTACGACTCCGACCACCCCTTCTCCAAGGGCGAGGTCGGCAAGTGCGGCGTGGCGGTGAGCAGCCTCGCGGACATGGAGATTCTCTTTCAGGGCATTGACCCGGAAAAAGTCACCACCTCCATGACGATCAACTCGCCCGCCAACGCGATCTGGGCGATGTATATCGCCAACGCGCAGAAGCAGGGCAAGGACCTGACCAAGATCGGCGGGACGATCCAGAACGACATCCTCAAGGAGTTCATCGCCCAGAAGGAGTTCATCTACCCGCCCGCCCCGAGCGTGAAGCTGGTGATCGATACCTTCGAGTGGGGTCCCAAAGTGGTGCCCAAGTTCAACTTCATCTCGGTGAGCGGCTACCACATCCGCGAGGCCGGGGCGACGGGCGTGCAGGAGCTGGCCTTCACGCTGGCGGACGGCTTCCACTACGTCGAAAAGGCGCTGGAGCGGGGGCTGGAGATTGACGAGTTCGCGCCGCGCATCTCGTTTTTCTGGGACATCCACAACGACTTCTTCGAGGAGATCGCCAAGCTGCGGGCCGCGCGCCGCATCTGGGCGCGGCAGATGCGCGACCACTACGGCGCGAAGAACCCGAAGTCGTGGATGTTGCGGACGCACTCGCAGACCGCCGGGGTGTCGCTGCCCGCGCAGCAGCCGCTGAACAACATCGCCCGCGTCGCCATTCAGGCGCTCGCGGCGGTGCTGGGCGGGACCCAGAGCCTCCACACCGATTCCTTCGACGAGGCGCTGGCCCTTCCCACCGAGGAAGCCGCCACCATCGCCCTGCGGACCCAGCAGATCATTGCTTACGAAACGGGCGTGGCGGGCGTGATCGATCCGCTGGCGGGCAGCTACTACGTCGAGAAACTCACGGGCGACATCGAGGCCGCCGCGATGGGCTACATCGAGCAGATTCGAGCGATGGGCGGCGTGGAAGTCGGCATCGACAACGGCTTCTTCCAACTGGAAATGGCCGAGGCCGCCTACCGCTACCAGCGCGAGGTCGAGACCAAAGACCGCATCATCGTGGGCGTCAACGAATTCGTGCAGGACGCGGTGGAGGTGCCGATCCAACTGATCGACCCCGAAGTCGAGCGCGTGCAGGAGGCGCGGCTGGCACAGGTTCGGCGCGAGCGGGACCCCAAGCGGGCGGAGGCGGCGCTCTCGGCTCTGCGCGACGCGGCCGTTACGGGCGCCAACACCATGCCCGCCTTCCTGGAGTGCGCTCACGCCTACACCACGCTGGGCGAACAGATGGACACGCTGAAGAAGGTGTACGGGGAGTACGTGGAGCCGGTGCTGGTCTAAGCGGTTCGCCGTCCGCACAAAGAGGTGGGCCATCCCAGTCGGGGCGGCCCACCTTCATCGTAGGGGTCAGCTCAGCGGCGTCAGCCCGGCCTCGATCTGCGCCCGGTGGGGTTCAAGGAAGGGGGCGAGGACCAGCGTTTCGCCCAGATGGGCGGGGTCCTCGTCCACTGCGAAGCCAGGGCCGTCGGTGGCGAGTTCGATCAGGATGCCCTGCGGCTCGCGGTAGTACACCGAGCGGAACCAGTGGCGGTCCACCTCGCCGCTGGTGCGCAGGCCCAGCCCCGCAAGGTGGGCGGCCCAGGCGTGATAGTCCTCGTCCCGAACACGCAGGGCGAGGTGGTGGACGCCGCCCGCGCCGGGGCGGGCCGTGGGCAGCGAGGGGTCGAGACGCAGGTGCAGTTCGGCGTCGGGCCCGCCCTCCCCCATCGCGTAGACGTGGATAGGCCGCGCGGCGTCCTCGGGGTCGGGGTAGGTGCCCGCCGCGTGGAGGCCATACACCCGCGTCAGCACCCGCTCGGTGGGAAAGAGGCCGGGCAGGGTGAGTTCGGACGGGCCGAGGCCCAGGATTTGATGCTCGGCGGGAACCGGACTGCCCTCCCACGGCACGCCCGCTGGCCCGCCCTCCACCAGGCTGAGGCGCTGGCCTTCGGGGTCCGCGAAGTCGAGGTGGGCGCGGCCCGCGCGGGTGACCGGGGCGACCTCCAGCCCCTGCCCGCGCAGGTGCTCCGCCCACCACTCCAGGCTCCCCTCCGGCGCCCGCAGGCCCGTGCGGGTGACCGAGTTGTTCCCGCGCGTCTCGGAGGGCACCGGCCACTCGAAGAAGGTCAGGTCGCTGCCCGGACTGCCCGCCCCGTCCGCAAAGAAGAGATGGTAGGCGCTCACATCGTCCTGGTTGACCGTCTTCTTGACCAGCCGCAGCCCCAGCACCCGCGTATAGAAGTCGAGGTTGGCCCGTGCGTTGGCCGTCACCGCCGTGACGTGGTGCAGCCCGTGGGGAATGAGGGGAGAGGTCGTCATGCCT from Deinococcus sp. HSC-46F16 encodes:
- a CDS encoding methylmalonyl-CoA mutase family protein, translating into MKTKNEWMQSVYQPATQKFPERKYNFKNLSDMDPEPIYTADDLKDWDAERDLGYPGEFPYTRGVQSSVYRGKLWTMRMFAGFGSAEQTNERFHALLKAGQTGLSTAFDLPTLMGYDSDHPFSKGEVGKCGVAVSSLADMEILFQGIDPEKVTTSMTINSPANAIWAMYIANAQKQGKDLTKIGGTIQNDILKEFIAQKEFIYPPAPSVKLVIDTFEWGPKVVPKFNFISVSGYHIREAGATGVQELAFTLADGFHYVEKALERGLEIDEFAPRISFFWDIHNDFFEEIAKLRAARRIWARQMRDHYGAKNPKSWMLRTHSQTAGVSLPAQQPLNNIARVAIQALAAVLGGTQSLHTDSFDEALALPTEEAATIALRTQQIIAYETGVAGVIDPLAGSYYVEKLTGDIEAAAMGYIEQIRAMGGVEVGIDNGFFQLEMAEAAYRYQREVETKDRIIVGVNEFVQDAVEVPIQLIDPEVERVQEARLAQVRRERDPKRAEAALSALRDAAVTGANTMPAFLECAHAYTTLGEQMDTLKKVYGEYVEPVLV
- a CDS encoding ring-cleaving dioxygenase, with the translated sequence MTTSPLIPHGLHHVTAVTANARANLDFYTRVLGLRLVKKTVNQDDVSAYHLFFADGAGSPGSDLTFFEWPVPSETRGNNSVTRTGLRAPEGSLEWWAEHLRGQGLEVAPVTRAGRAHLDFADPEGQRLSLVEGGPAGVPWEGSPVPAEHQILGLGPSELTLPGLFPTERVLTRVYGLHAAGTYPDPEDAARPIHVYAMGEGGPDAELHLRLDPSLPTARPGAGGVHHLALRVRDEDYHAWAAHLAGLGLRTSGEVDRHWFRSVYYREPQGILIELATDGPGFAVDEDPAHLGETLVLAPFLEPHRAQIEAGLTPLS
- a CDS encoding type 1 glutamine amidotransferase domain-containing protein; protein product: MTKGQLQGKKIAILATDGVEEIELTSPRQALEEAGAAADLISLKPGEIQSMKGDIEPKGKYAVDRVVSEVQASDYDGLLLPGGTVNPDTLRLDEGAMRFVREMYDAGKPIAAICHGPWSLSETGISQGLKMTSWPSLRRELTLSGAEWVDEECVTDKGVVTSRKPGDLPAFNRKMIEEFAEGDHSSRRK